The following proteins are encoded in a genomic region of Melopsittacus undulatus isolate bMelUnd1 chromosome 8, bMelUnd1.mat.Z, whole genome shotgun sequence:
- the FOXL3 gene encoding forkhead box L3 isoform X2, translated as MFDNTQYPYNCFNYDGDDYPTCSSDEEKKFTRPAYRSNQRAWQNSIRHNLSLNSCFVKVPRTEGNEKGKGNYWSFATGCESMLDLFENGNYRRRRRRRNVKREHKEQRPSRGKSPSSSDMSSMDSALNNISSSESKHGRIESVPRLLEPRGFAPNNMTNRQSLSNSSLAKSDSEIKFSIDYILSAPDPLPVLRSQYNMQENKYHLLEAQQINLQFWTM; from the exons ATGTTTGACAACACGCAGTACCCCTATAACTGCTTTAATTATGATGGGGATGATTATCCTACCTGTAGTTctgatgaagagaaaaaattcaCCAGACCAGCATACAG ATCAAATCAAAGAGCCTGGCAGAACTCCATCCGACATAACTTATCACTTAACAGTTGTTTTGTAAAG gttCCCAGAACAGAAGGGaatgagaaggggaaaggaaactATTGGAGCTTTGCAACAGGATGTGAATCCATGCTGGATCTCTTTGAAAATGGGAATTACAGGCGAAGACGGAGGAGGAGGAACGTGAAAAGGGAACATAAGGAGCAGAGACCAAGCAGGGGGAAAAGTCCTTCATCCTCTGATATGTCTTCTATGGACTCTGCTTTAAACAACATTTCCTCTTCTGAAAGTAAGCACGGAAGAATTGAATCAGTCCCAAGACTGCTGGAGCCTCGTGGGTTTGCTCCAAACAACATGACCAACAGGCAAAGCCTAAGCAATTCCTCCTTAGCAAAATCGGattctgaaattaaattcaGCATTGATTACATCCTTTCAGCCCCTGACCCTTTGCCTGTCCTGAGATCTCAATATaatatgcaagaaaataaatatcacCTACTGGAGGCTCAACAAATTAATCTCCAGTTCTGGACAATGTGA
- the FOXL3 gene encoding forkhead box L3 isoform X1, producing MFDNTQYPYNCFNYDGDDYPTCSSDEEKKFTRPAYSYIALIAMAIQQSPSNKVTLSGIYDFIMKKFPYYRSNQRAWQNSIRHNLSLNSCFVKVPRTEGNEKGKGNYWSFATGCESMLDLFENGNYRRRRRRRNVKREHKEQRPSRGKSPSSSDMSSMDSALNNISSSESKHGRIESVPRLLEPRGFAPNNMTNRQSLSNSSLAKSDSEIKFSIDYILSAPDPLPVLRSQYNMQENKYHLLEAQQINLQFWTM from the exons ATGTTTGACAACACGCAGTACCCCTATAACTGCTTTAATTATGATGGGGATGATTATCCTACCTGTAGTTctgatgaagagaaaaaattcaCCAGACCAGCATACAG ctACATTGCCTTAATTGCAATGGCCATCCAGCAAAGTCCTTCAAATAAAGTCACTCTCTCTGGCATTTATGActttataatgaagaaatttccTTACTACAGATCAAATCAAAGAGCCTGGCAGAACTCCATCCGACATAACTTATCACTTAACAGTTGTTTTGTAAAG gttCCCAGAACAGAAGGGaatgagaaggggaaaggaaactATTGGAGCTTTGCAACAGGATGTGAATCCATGCTGGATCTCTTTGAAAATGGGAATTACAGGCGAAGACGGAGGAGGAGGAACGTGAAAAGGGAACATAAGGAGCAGAGACCAAGCAGGGGGAAAAGTCCTTCATCCTCTGATATGTCTTCTATGGACTCTGCTTTAAACAACATTTCCTCTTCTGAAAGTAAGCACGGAAGAATTGAATCAGTCCCAAGACTGCTGGAGCCTCGTGGGTTTGCTCCAAACAACATGACCAACAGGCAAAGCCTAAGCAATTCCTCCTTAGCAAAATCGGattctgaaattaaattcaGCATTGATTACATCCTTTCAGCCCCTGACCCTTTGCCTGTCCTGAGATCTCAATATaatatgcaagaaaataaatatcacCTACTGGAGGCTCAACAAATTAATCTCCAGTTCTGGACAATGTGA